The following proteins are encoded in a genomic region of Vicugna pacos chromosome 16, VicPac4, whole genome shotgun sequence:
- the PAFAH1B1 gene encoding platelet-activating factor acetylhydrolase IB subunit beta — protein MVLSQRQRDELNRAIADYLRSNGYEEAYSVFKKEAELDMNEELDKKYAGLLEKKWTSVIRLQKKVMELESKLNEAKEEFTSGGPLGQKRDPKEWIPRPPEKYALSGHRSPVTRVIFHPVFSVMVSASEDATIKVWDYETGDFERTLKGHTDSVQDISFDHSGKLLASCSADMTIKLWDFQGFECIRTMHGHDHNVSSVAIMPNGDHIVSASRDKTIKMWEVQTGYCVKTFTGHREWVRMVRPNQDGTLIASCSNDQTVRVWVVATKECKAELREHEHVVECISWAPESSYSSISEATGSETKKSGKPGPFLLSGSRDKTIKMWDVSTGMCLMTLVGHDNWVRGVLFHSGGKFILSCADDKTLRVWDYKNKRCMKTLNAHEHFVTSLDFHKTAPYVVTGSVDQTVKVWECR, from the exons aaatCGAGCTATAGCAGATTATCTTCGTTCAAATGGCTATGAAGAGGcatactcagtttttaaaaaggaagctgAATTAGATATG aatgAAGAATTAGATAAGAAATATGCtggtcttttggaaaaaaaatggacatCTGTTATTAGATTACAAAAGAAG GTTATGGAATTAGAATCAAAACTAAATGAAGCAAAAGAAGAATTTACGTCGGGTGGACCTCTTGGTCAGAAGCGAGACCCAAAGGAATGGATTCCCCGCCCACCAGAAAAATATGCATTGAGTGGTCATAGGAGTCCAGTCACACGAGTCATTTTCCATCCTGTGTTCAGTGTTATGGTCTCTGCTTCAGAAGATGCTACAATTAAG GTGTGGGATTATGAGACTGGAGATTTTGAACGAACTCTTAAGGGGCATACAGACTCCGTACAGGATATTTCATTTGACCACAGTGGCAAGCTTCTGGCTTCCTGTTCTGCAGATATGACCATTAAACTTTGGGATTTTCAAGGCTTTGAATGCATCAGAACCATGCATG gcCATGACCACAATGTTTCTTCAGTAGCCATCATGCCCAATGGAGATCATATAGTGTCTGCCTCAAgggataaaactataaaaatgtggGAAGTGCAAACTGG CTACTGTGTGAAGACATTCACAGGACACAGAGAATGGGTACGTATGGTGCGGCCAAATCAGGACGGCACTCTGATAGCCAGCTGTTCCAATGACCAGACTGTGCGCGTATGGGTCGTAGCAACAAAGGAATGCAAGGCTGAGCTTCGAGAACACGAGCATGTGGTAGAATGCATTTCCTGGGCCCCAGAAAGCTCGTATTCTTCCATCTCTGAAGCAACAGGATCTGAG ACTAAAAAAAGTGGCAAGCCTGGGCCATTCTTACTGTCTGGATCCAGAGACAAGACTATTAAGATGTGGGACGTCAGTACTGGCATGTGCCTTATGACCCTT GTAGGTCATGATAACTGGGTACGTGGAGTTCTGTTCCATTCTGGGGGGAAGTTTATTTTGAGTTGCGCTGATGACAAGACTCTGCGTGTGTGGGATTACAAGAACAAGCGATGCATGAAGACTCTCAATGCGCATGAACACTTTGTTACCTCCTTGG atttccaTAAGACGGCACCATATGTGGTTACTGGCAGTGTAGATCAAACAGTAAAGGTGTGGGAGTGCCGTTGA